One genomic region from Spirosoma sp. KCTC 42546 encodes:
- a CDS encoding Druantia anti-phage system protein DruA, whose amino-acid sequence MIEPLSRNLLELLNGIKKYKIRNEILSNLSSLGISWDENFKKFNAHNSRETQKKLALLNNGKNKTFDLNIKQYIAKISEINPQKIEPILIEVKEGNFTSKLWSYALTFWSVPVSAGYGRRIRFIVLDKQNNKIIGIFGLCDPLISSNLRDNYIGWNREQRLERLYSCLTAYVLGAVPPYNHLLGSKLIALCTMMPIVRETFKEKYSNKKTIISGKIKKPDLVFIDTYGAFQKSSIYNKLLNWNYIGYTKGKSYSHIITSNTWELIREFIPKDYFETHGYGQGSSWKLRVLRIGLQNIGLNHEDILSIGWKRAYYIAPLAINWREFLTMKAEEPIYIEYTQESLLAYWQERWLLPREDRLIIKANIAEGLFV is encoded by the coding sequence ATGATTGAGCCGCTCTCTCGAAATTTACTTGAACTATTAAATGGAATAAAAAAATACAAAATACGGAATGAAATATTGTCAAATCTATCTTCATTGGGAATTTCATGGGATGAGAATTTTAAAAAATTTAATGCGCATAATTCGAGAGAAACGCAAAAAAAATTAGCTTTATTAAATAACGGAAAAAATAAAACATTTGATTTAAATATAAAACAATATATTGCTAAAATTAGTGAAATAAATCCTCAGAAAATCGAGCCCATTTTAATAGAAGTAAAAGAAGGAAATTTTACAAGTAAATTATGGTCTTATGCTCTTACCTTTTGGTCTGTTCCCGTTAGTGCTGGTTACGGTAGAAGAATAAGGTTTATTGTTCTTGACAAACAGAACAATAAAATTATTGGTATTTTTGGTCTATGTGACCCCTTAATAAGTTCTAACCTGAGAGATAATTACATAGGATGGAATAGAGAACAAAGATTAGAAAGATTATATAGCTGCTTAACTGCTTATGTATTGGGGGCAGTCCCACCATATAATCATTTACTTGGGTCAAAATTGATAGCTTTATGCACAATGATGCCTATAGTTAGAGAAACCTTCAAGGAAAAATATAGTAATAAAAAAACGATTATATCAGGAAAAATTAAAAAGCCAGATTTAGTATTTATTGATACATATGGAGCATTTCAAAAATCTTCCATTTACAATAAATTATTAAATTGGAATTACATAGGATACACTAAAGGAAAAAGCTATTCACATATTATAACTAGCAATACTTGGGAATTAATAAGAGAATTTATCCCCAAAGATTATTTCGAGACTCATGGCTATGGACAAGGTTCAAGTTGGAAGCTTAGAGTATTACGCATTGGCTTGCAAAATATTGGTTTAAATCACGAAGACATTTTATCAATTGGTTGGAAAAGAGCATATTATATTGCCCCTTTGGCAATTAATTGGCGTGAATTCTTAACAATGAAAGCAGAAGAGCCCATTTACATAGAGTATACACAAGAATCATTACTTGCATACTGGCAAGAACGATGGCTTTTACCGAGGGAAGATAGGCTAATAATAAAAGCCAATATAGCCGAAGGCTTATTTGTATAA
- a CDS encoding toprim domain-containing protein — MKSPEIIKQVLQIPITNYLASIGITPVNQAGQQLFYCSPKTNEKTPSFAVNPVKNVFYDWSGEGKGDILSLVQYLNGCTFLEAVQVLENYQLNPPEISFSFSGQSSVCDSTGVEITNVKPLQHQALIQYVEKRGISMKIASRYLREVHYETKGKRYFAAGFPNDSGGYELRNPYFKGSLSPKGITTYTVNSSKSVLLFEGFFDFLSALEYYKQPVIPASVIVLNSITNLPKILPELQRFGKVSAFLDTDEPGRKALAKIKSSAINVVDFSKTYNGFKDFNEYMTMNRTF, encoded by the coding sequence ATGAAAAGCCCTGAAATCATCAAACAGGTTTTACAGATACCTATTACTAATTATTTGGCTAGTATTGGCATTACACCCGTAAATCAAGCAGGTCAACAGTTGTTTTATTGCTCTCCAAAAACAAACGAGAAAACCCCGTCTTTTGCCGTTAACCCGGTTAAGAACGTTTTTTATGATTGGAGTGGAGAAGGCAAAGGAGATATTCTTTCGTTGGTTCAATATCTCAATGGTTGTACGTTTTTAGAGGCCGTTCAGGTACTCGAAAACTACCAGCTAAACCCGCCCGAAATATCCTTTTCTTTTAGCGGTCAATCTTCTGTTTGCGACAGCACAGGCGTTGAAATTACCAACGTCAAACCCCTACAGCATCAGGCATTGATTCAGTATGTAGAAAAACGGGGTATATCCATGAAAATAGCTTCTCGCTATCTCAGAGAAGTTCACTATGAAACGAAAGGAAAGAGATACTTTGCCGCAGGCTTTCCAAACGATTCAGGTGGTTATGAGTTACGCAATCCCTATTTCAAAGGCTCCCTATCTCCCAAGGGCATTACGACGTATACAGTCAATAGTTCAAAATCTGTTTTACTGTTTGAAGGTTTCTTCGATTTCCTTTCAGCTTTGGAGTATTATAAACAACCTGTAATACCCGCTTCTGTTATCGTTCTAAACTCAATAACGAATCTACCTAAGATTTTACCAGAGCTTCAACGGTTTGGCAAGGTGAGCGCCTTTCTGGATACCGATGAACCGGGCCGAAAAGCATTAGCTAAAATCAAGTCGTCAGCAATCAATGTCGTTGACTTCTCAAAGACCTATAATGGCTTCAAAGACTTCAATGAGTATATGACTATGAACAGGACTTTTTGA
- a CDS encoding VapE domain-containing protein, with translation MAKIDQKKYAPSEQIPIITRIQDYLSERYAFRLDIVANVLQYKSVSSTCFREMNESNLLKELYEMGFNRFKDQLKALLKSDFIPEYDPFKAYFEGLPSWDETQPDYIAELLSYVKVKDADWFAIMFKKMLVRSVACAIGVAKFNKQCFVLYGPQDDGKTSFLRFLCPPALKDYYKENIDFENKDGRIALGENFLINLDELSSLSKSDTNKFKAYLTEERVKVRRPYAERETIIIRRASFLGSTNQNEFLTDVTGNVRWLVFETNSINHDKGGPKGYSANVDINNVWAQAYSLLKSGFQYQLTREELARSEGNNRQHQRTTAEIDLINHYFQPADKTTPKAEFLTATEIARRLTILIEGKVRVNDNNVGKALTLLGYQQLSVRRATGAFPVKGYWVVQVLADTKFQ, from the coding sequence ATGGCAAAGATAGACCAAAAAAAGTATGCTCCAAGTGAGCAGATACCAATTATTACCCGCATACAAGACTATCTATCAGAGCGGTATGCTTTTCGCCTTGATATTGTGGCCAACGTGCTACAGTATAAATCAGTTAGTTCGACTTGTTTCCGGGAAATGAATGAAAGCAACCTTCTCAAAGAGTTATATGAGATGGGTTTTAATCGGTTTAAAGATCAATTAAAAGCCTTATTAAAGTCTGATTTCATTCCTGAATACGACCCCTTCAAAGCCTATTTTGAGGGTTTACCTAGTTGGGATGAAACCCAGCCTGATTATATCGCTGAATTGCTTTCTTACGTCAAGGTAAAGGATGCCGACTGGTTTGCGATCATGTTCAAAAAAATGCTTGTTCGTAGCGTAGCCTGTGCAATCGGGGTAGCTAAGTTTAATAAGCAGTGCTTTGTTTTATACGGGCCGCAAGACGACGGTAAAACGTCATTTCTTCGTTTCCTCTGTCCGCCTGCTCTAAAGGATTATTACAAAGAGAACATTGATTTTGAGAATAAGGACGGGCGTATTGCTCTGGGTGAAAACTTTCTTATTAATCTTGATGAATTGTCTTCCCTGTCAAAATCAGATACCAACAAATTTAAAGCGTATTTGACAGAAGAGCGGGTAAAGGTTCGGCGGCCCTATGCCGAACGGGAAACGATCATAATTAGGCGAGCAAGCTTTTTGGGTAGTACTAACCAAAACGAGTTCCTGACAGATGTAACAGGAAACGTCCGTTGGCTAGTCTTTGAAACGAATAGCATAAACCATGACAAAGGAGGGCCAAAAGGATATTCGGCTAATGTTGATATAAACAATGTTTGGGCGCAAGCTTATTCGTTGTTAAAAAGCGGTTTTCAATATCAGTTAACTCGCGAAGAACTAGCCCGATCTGAAGGCAATAACCGCCAGCATCAGCGCACTACGGCTGAGATTGATTTGATTAACCATTATTTCCAACCAGCGGATAAAACAACGCCTAAAGCTGAATTTTTGACCGCTACGGAAATAGCACGCCGATTAACTATTCTAATTGAAGGAAAAGTGAGGGTAAATGATAATAACGTCGGTAAAGCCCTAACGCTATTAGGTTATCAGCAACTATCCGTCCGTCGTGCAACGGGTGCGTTTCCTGTCAAAGGCTATTGGGTAGTACAGGTACTTGCAGACACTAAATTCCAATAA
- a CDS encoding porin family protein: MLNAIARLSAHLGFIVLLSCLFYTETRAQTSYKYVRKHLERYDDKTIHYGFFFAAPVTRFSVSYSPTFLSADSAYRIYSPNKPAFRVGLSVNAYLNDRFDLRLTPSVSLFSREVQYDYPGGTSKTETRESTWIDFPLLLKYKSERRNNTRMYLLAGGTFSIESNVRRKELQGASKLSTGTIDFAVEYGVGLEQFFEFFKFAPELRFSHGLVNLLQPSNNAAGIGIKKLTTHSVTLYLNFE; this comes from the coding sequence ATGCTAAACGCTATTGCCCGATTATCGGCGCATCTTGGTTTTATTGTATTGCTTAGTTGTCTTTTTTATACCGAGACACGGGCCCAGACAAGCTATAAATACGTACGAAAGCACCTCGAACGCTACGACGACAAGACCATACATTACGGTTTTTTCTTTGCGGCACCGGTCACCCGGTTCAGTGTTAGCTACAGCCCTACGTTCCTTTCTGCCGATTCGGCTTACCGGATTTATTCGCCTAATAAGCCCGCGTTCCGGGTTGGTCTGTCGGTCAACGCCTATCTGAACGACCGGTTCGATTTGCGGCTGACGCCATCCGTATCGTTATTTAGTCGCGAAGTGCAGTATGATTATCCAGGCGGCACCTCAAAAACCGAAACGCGCGAATCGACATGGATCGACTTTCCTTTATTACTCAAATACAAATCTGAACGCCGGAACAACACACGCATGTACTTACTGGCTGGTGGAACATTCAGCATCGAGAGTAATGTGCGTCGGAAGGAACTTCAGGGGGCCAGCAAGCTGAGTACGGGCACCATCGACTTTGCCGTTGAATATGGCGTCGGGTTGGAGCAATTTTTTGAGTTTTTCAAATTTGCACCTGAATTGCGTTTCTCTCATGGGCTTGTTAATCTGTTGCAGCCCAGCAACAACGCAGCTGGCATTGGGATCAAAAAACTGACCACCCATTCGGTAACCTTGTATCTGAATTTTGAATAA
- a CDS encoding site-specific integrase, with product MAYQTTTKQQRIKPFRVICWRRKQAENAQGLAPVMFEIKFNGQTKTVHSGIYCKADELITKEFAVLGNNPATQLLQSMKSDFEKAFSKVSLSGEMIDLGRISDMVMKQAGYVDKTPLFREVLEQLVTRYREQTGKITTKGTLKAIITAQYRLHDYLRDSGKWNIRLAEIKPVFVSDVITYMQSKKGYSKNYANKVIRVAMQVLNHAEDAEWIPRNPLRNVRLKHERVNIVYLDEKEIEQLKTYHLHNDTFDLVRDGFLFQVYTGLAYTDMTNALIENLTTIDGMPCLRVKREKTNTPCLIPLLPPALALIEKYKDWPFCKHYGRLIPTITNQKMNNYLKEIAGICGISKHLTTHVGRKSAATFLVNNGVSPVVIQSILGHSSFTTTANHYAVTMEQTIVREMNDLAKRKFPTMKT from the coding sequence ATGGCCTACCAGACCACTACAAAACAGCAACGAATCAAACCCTTTCGGGTAATCTGTTGGAGACGCAAACAAGCAGAAAACGCACAAGGGCTTGCACCTGTCATGTTTGAAATCAAATTCAATGGACAGACAAAAACCGTTCATTCCGGTATCTACTGCAAAGCGGATGAACTGATTACAAAGGAGTTTGCCGTATTAGGTAACAATCCGGCTACTCAGCTACTACAAAGCATGAAATCTGACTTTGAGAAAGCATTCTCGAAAGTAAGCCTGTCAGGTGAAATGATTGACTTAGGCCGTATTTCTGATATGGTCATGAAGCAAGCAGGCTACGTTGATAAAACCCCGCTCTTTCGTGAAGTCCTTGAACAACTTGTAACCCGCTATCGAGAGCAGACGGGCAAGATCACGACGAAAGGAACGCTCAAAGCCATTATTACGGCTCAGTATCGTTTGCATGACTATCTACGGGATTCGGGCAAATGGAACATTCGATTAGCTGAAATAAAGCCTGTATTCGTCAGCGACGTAATAACCTACATGCAGAGCAAGAAAGGTTATTCTAAGAACTACGCTAATAAAGTTATTCGGGTGGCTATGCAGGTTTTAAACCATGCCGAAGACGCGGAATGGATACCCCGTAACCCACTCCGAAACGTTCGCTTGAAGCATGAGCGGGTAAACATTGTCTATCTGGATGAGAAGGAAATAGAGCAGCTTAAAACGTATCATTTGCATAATGATACATTTGATTTAGTCCGTGATGGATTCCTCTTTCAAGTTTACACGGGACTCGCCTATACGGACATGACAAATGCTCTCATTGAGAATTTGACTACCATAGACGGTATGCCCTGTTTACGGGTTAAACGGGAAAAGACTAATACCCCTTGTTTGATACCACTATTGCCGCCAGCCCTGGCATTGATTGAGAAGTACAAAGATTGGCCGTTTTGCAAGCATTACGGTAGGCTAATACCCACAATAACAAACCAGAAAATGAATAATTATCTCAAGGAGATAGCTGGGATTTGTGGAATCAGTAAGCATTTGACCACGCACGTTGGCCGCAAATCGGCGGCTACATTTCTGGTCAATAACGGTGTTTCACCCGTCGTGATTCAATCCATTTTAGGTCATTCCTCATTCACTACTACCGCAAACCATTACGCCGTGACGATGGAGCAAACGATAGTACGAGAAATGAATGACTTAGCTAAACGTAAGTTCCCCACAATGAAAACATAA
- the ubiE gene encoding bifunctional demethylmenaquinone methyltransferase/2-methoxy-6-polyprenyl-1,4-benzoquinol methylase UbiE yields MSVVPYKDKDTSKREQVAEMFDSISPKYDLLNHVLSGGIDILWRKRAIRELRKAATKPPKRILDIATGTGDFALEALALKPEKIVGMDISEGMLSVGREKMKKRGVDQIIEMRLGDSEGLPLPDNDFDAVIVAFGVRNFETLLKGLTDMYRVTRPGGVCVVLEFSNPRQFPFKQFYSFYSRTILPLIGRVVSKDSSAYTYLPESVQAFPDGPDFLRIYEAAGFTNTKWIPLTFGVASIYIGHKLP; encoded by the coding sequence ATGTCCGTTGTTCCTTATAAAGATAAAGACACCTCCAAACGCGAACAGGTCGCGGAGATGTTCGATAGTATTTCGCCCAAATATGATTTGTTAAATCACGTCCTAAGCGGTGGCATTGATATTCTCTGGCGCAAACGGGCCATTCGTGAACTCCGCAAGGCAGCCACCAAGCCCCCTAAACGCATTCTCGACATCGCTACCGGCACCGGCGACTTCGCGTTGGAGGCACTAGCCCTCAAGCCCGAGAAAATCGTTGGTATGGATATTTCGGAGGGCATGTTATCCGTTGGGCGCGAGAAGATGAAAAAGCGGGGCGTCGATCAGATTATTGAAATGCGCCTGGGCGATTCAGAAGGATTGCCCCTGCCAGACAATGATTTCGACGCTGTCATCGTTGCATTTGGTGTGCGCAACTTCGAAACCCTGTTAAAAGGCTTGACCGATATGTACCGCGTTACTCGCCCTGGTGGTGTTTGCGTGGTGCTGGAGTTTTCGAACCCGCGCCAGTTTCCGTTTAAACAGTTTTACAGTTTTTATTCCCGAACCATTCTGCCGCTCATCGGGCGCGTAGTAAGCAAGGACTCCTCGGCCTATACCTACCTGCCTGAATCGGTGCAGGCGTTTCCCGATGGTCCCGACTTTCTGCGTATTTATGAAGCAGCCGGCTTTACAAACACTAAATGGATACCGCTCACGTTCGGCGTTGCATCGATCTACATAGGCCACAAACTGCCATAG